A single window of Ischnura elegans chromosome 8, ioIscEleg1.1, whole genome shotgun sequence DNA harbors:
- the LOC124164429 gene encoding homeotic protein female sterile-like: MGGSMNLNPNGVGGGGGSGGSGGSGSAGGGGTANAQQQSSQAQQQGQQGGSDGGPSSGGTKAVLAFGSPRMRTAREEEETATNLGSCSAHPATHRDDPNGSSVGTGGMGERRALSRKRTGNEVGGPLQKTLRVPDDHQTTLSACTSPPRVRPTSPSTRNTVPSRYSLVPPPRDPVEPIQQRRL; this comes from the exons ATGGGCGGCAGCATGAACCTCAACCCCAACGGCGTGGGGGGAGGCGGAGGCAGTGGCGGCAGCGGGGGCAGCGGTTCGGCGGGGGGCGGCGGCACGGCGAACGCCCAACAGCAGTCGTCGCAGGCGCAGCAGCAAGGGCAGCAGGGGGGGTCGGACGGAGGGCCCTCGTCGGGAGGGACCAAGGCGGTGCTGGC CTTCGGCAGCCCACGGATGAGGACGGCAAGGGAAGAGGAGGAGACGGCGACGAACCTCGGCTCCTGCAGTGCCCACCCTGCAACCCACAGAGACGACCCTAACGGTAGTTCGGTGGGGACTGGTGGGATGGGTGAACGACGCGCCCTATCACGGAAGCGAACGGGGAACGAAGTAGGAGGACCGCTTCAGAAGACACTGCGTGTCCCCGATGACCACCAGACAACTCTATCGGCCTGCACTTCACCCCCAAGGGTCCGCCCGACCTCCCCCAGTACACGTAACACCGTCCCTTCCCGCTACAGCCTCGTCCCCCCGCCAAGAGACCCTGTCGAGCCCATACAACAGAGAAGACTGTGA